One Caretta caretta isolate rCarCar2 chromosome 8, rCarCar1.hap1, whole genome shotgun sequence DNA window includes the following coding sequences:
- the LOC125641355 gene encoding uncharacterized protein LOC125641355 — protein sequence MDEREVRDLIAVWGEESVLSELRSSFRNAKTFVKISQGMKDRGHNRDPKQCRVKLKELRQAYQKTREANSRSGSEPQTCRFYDELHAILGGSATTTPAVLFDSFNGDGGNTEAGFGDEEDDDDEEVVDSSQQASRETGFPDSQELFLTLDLEPVPPEPTQGCFLDPAGGEGTSAACVSMITGSSPSQRLVKLRKKKKRTRDEMFSELMLSSHTDRAQTNAWRQIMSECRKAQNDREERWRAEESKWRAEDRAEAQMWRQRDERRQDSMLRLLQDQTSMLQCMVELQQRQLEHRLPLQPLCNQPPSSPSSIASTPRRPRTRWGGLRPTSHSTTEDCPKKRRLSFNKF from the exons atggacgaacgggaggtacgggatctgatcgctgtttggggagaggaatccgtgctatcagaactccgttccagttttcgaaatgccaaaacctttgtcaaaatctcccagggcatgaaggacagaggccataacagggacccgaagcagtgccgcgtgaaactgaaggagctgaggcaagcctaccagaaaaccagagaggcgaacagccgctctgggtcagagccccaaacatgccgcttctatgatgagctgcatgccattttagggggttcagccaccactaccccagccgtgttatttgactccttcaatggagatggaggcaacacggaagcaggttttggggacgaagaagatgatgatgatgaggaggttgtagatagctcacagcaagcaagcagagaaaccggttttcccgacagccaggaactgtttctcactctggacctggagccagtaccccctgaacccacccaaggctgcttcctggacccggcaggtggagaagggacctctg ctgcatgtgtttcaatgatcacaggatcttctccttcccagaggctagtgaagcttagaaagaaaaaaaaacgcactcgcgatgaaatgttctccgagctcatgctgtcctcccacactgacagagcacagacgaatgcgtggaggcaaataatgtcagagtgcaggaaagcacaaaatgaccgggaggagaggtggcgggctgaagagagtaagtggcgggctgaagacagggctgaagctcaaatgtggcggcagcgtgatgagaggaggcaggattcaatgctgaggctgctgcaggaccaaaccagtatgctccagtgtatggttgagctgcagcaaaggcagctggagcacagactgccactgcagcccctctgtaaccaaccgccctcctccccaagttccatagcctccacacccagacgcccaagaacgcggtgggggggcctccggccaaccagccactccaccacagaggattgcccaaaaaaaagaaggctgtcattcaataaattttaa